In the Thermodesulfovibrio yellowstonii DSM 11347 genome, one interval contains:
- the cysS gene encoding cysteine--tRNA ligase, protein MRVFNTLTDKLEEFKPINDKKVGIYACGVTVYDLCHIGHARSAVVFDVIVKYLRYKGYEVKFVKNFTDIDDKIINRANKEGVSWKEIAEKYTGEYYKDMDRLGITRADIEPKATEHINEMIEIIQTLINKGYAYEIEEGQAKSVYFSVEKFPQYGKLSKKKIDELISGARVEVDERKKSPLDFALWKASKPGEPWWDSPWGKGRPGWHIECSAMSIKYLGETFDIHGGGADLIFPHHENEIAQSEAFTGKPFAKYWIHNGFVTINKEKMSKSLGNVLNIRDLLDIYDAEALRLFLLSSHYRSPIEFAHEYIKEAEATVDRVYSTIMRIEDFEKIEINDKSSIEFDKVKAMLENLKPEFEKAMDDDFNTAKALGILFEFIKEINRFMDKKPSQNKEIDFLVTAKRAIKEIGSVLNLFQRQPVDWYRDLLKVKKIAIKEEEINRLIKERTEARKNKDWKKADSIREQLLSKGIILEDKPDRTIWKVKIN, encoded by the coding sequence ATGAGGGTTTTCAACACACTTACAGACAAGCTGGAAGAGTTTAAGCCAATAAATGACAAAAAAGTAGGCATCTATGCATGTGGAGTTACTGTCTATGACCTATGTCATATCGGACATGCAAGAAGCGCTGTTGTTTTTGATGTAATTGTAAAATATCTTCGCTATAAAGGCTATGAAGTAAAATTTGTCAAAAACTTCACGGATATTGATGACAAAATTATAAACAGGGCAAATAAAGAAGGAGTTTCATGGAAAGAAATTGCTGAAAAATATACTGGAGAATACTATAAAGATATGGACCGTCTTGGAATAACAAGAGCAGATATTGAGCCAAAAGCAACAGAGCATATAAATGAAATGATTGAAATAATTCAGACACTGATTAATAAAGGATATGCCTATGAAATTGAGGAAGGACAGGCAAAAAGCGTTTATTTTTCAGTTGAAAAATTTCCACAGTATGGAAAACTTTCCAAGAAAAAAATTGATGAACTTATAAGTGGAGCTCGTGTTGAAGTTGATGAAAGGAAAAAAAGCCCTCTTGATTTCGCACTATGGAAAGCATCAAAACCCGGAGAGCCATGGTGGGATTCTCCATGGGGCAAAGGACGTCCTGGATGGCATATTGAGTGTTCTGCTATGTCAATAAAATATCTTGGTGAAACCTTTGATATTCATGGCGGAGGCGCGGATTTAATATTCCCTCATCATGAAAATGAGATTGCCCAGTCTGAAGCATTTACTGGGAAACCCTTTGCAAAATATTGGATTCATAATGGATTTGTAACAATAAATAAAGAAAAAATGTCAAAATCCTTAGGTAATGTTCTTAACATAAGGGATTTACTTGATATTTATGATGCTGAAGCATTGAGACTATTTCTTCTTTCAAGCCATTACAGAAGCCCAATTGAGTTTGCTCATGAATATATTAAAGAAGCTGAAGCAACAGTTGACAGAGTATACAGCACCATAATGAGAATTGAAGATTTTGAAAAAATTGAAATAAATGATAAAAGCTCCATAGAGTTTGACAAAGTTAAAGCCATGCTTGAAAATCTGAAACCAGAATTTGAAAAAGCAATGGATGATGATTTCAATACAGCAAAAGCCTTAGGAATACTATTTGAGTTTATTAAAGAAATAAACCGATTTATGGATAAAAAACCATCACAGAATAAAGAAATTGATTTTCTTGTAACTGCAAAAAGAGCAATCAAAGAAATTGGTAGTGTATTAAATCTATTTCAGAGACAACCTGTTGATTGGTATAGAGATTTACTTAAAGTTAAAAAAATTGCCATTAAAGAAGAAGAAATAAATAGACTCATTAAAGAAAGAACTGAGGCAAGAAAAAATAAAGATTGGAAAAAAGCTGACAGTATTCGTGAACAACTTTTATCAAAGGGAATTATTCTTGAAGATAAACCAGACAGAACTATATGGAAAGTAAAGATAAATTAA
- a CDS encoding mechanosensitive ion channel family protein yields the protein MHIEKVAVSIAVIILVLAVLLIVRSFLFRILHKWAEKTKTGFDNLIINTIKSPSIFWCIGIALYIGLESSEIPLKYTFYIIKAIHILIILSITVVAANLVTRVFIRYIDRSSVSVQSTGLLNTIIKTAVYLIGFIIILNILGISIAPLITALGIGGLAVALALKDTLENLFAGIHIMAEKTVRVGDFIRLETGQEGYVEDISWRTTRIRMLPNNMIVIPNSKLAQSIVVNYFLPEKTMSFQIPISVSYDSDPELVEKILIEEVKKAIKEVPGLLSEPSPVVRFIPGFGESSLDFTLVCHVKEFVDQYPVQHELRKRIFKRFQQEGIEIPFPQRVVWLKNEK from the coding sequence ATGCATATTGAAAAAGTAGCGGTTTCTATTGCTGTAATAATACTTGTATTGGCAGTTTTATTAATTGTAAGAAGTTTTTTATTCAGAATTCTTCATAAATGGGCTGAAAAAACAAAAACAGGTTTTGACAATCTAATAATAAATACAATTAAAAGTCCTTCAATTTTTTGGTGTATAGGAATAGCTCTTTATATTGGACTTGAAAGTTCAGAAATTCCCTTAAAGTACACTTTCTATATAATTAAGGCTATTCATATCTTGATAATCTTATCAATTACCGTAGTTGCTGCAAATCTTGTTACCAGAGTTTTTATCAGATATATTGATCGCTCATCAGTTTCTGTTCAATCAACAGGACTTTTAAACACAATAATCAAAACTGCTGTCTATTTAATCGGTTTTATAATTATCCTTAACATTCTCGGAATTTCTATAGCGCCTTTGATAACAGCCTTAGGAATAGGCGGCTTAGCTGTTGCTCTTGCTCTTAAAGATACTCTTGAAAATCTCTTTGCAGGTATTCACATTATGGCAGAAAAAACAGTAAGAGTTGGAGACTTTATAAGGCTTGAGACAGGTCAGGAAGGATACGTTGAAGATATATCATGGAGGACAACAAGAATCAGAATGCTTCCCAATAATATGATAGTAATTCCTAACAGTAAGCTTGCTCAAAGTATTGTTGTAAATTATTTTCTTCCCGAAAAAACAATGTCATTCCAAATTCCCATAAGTGTTAGTTATGACTCAGACCCTGAATTAGTAGAAAAAATATTGATTGAAGAGGTAAAAAAAGCAATAAAGGAAGTTCCTGGGCTACTCAGCGAACCTTCTCCTGTCGTAAGATTTATCCCGGGTTTTGGTGAAAGTTCTCTTGATTTTACTCTTGTGTGTCATGTAAAAGAATTTGTTGACCAGTATCCAGTCCAACATGAACTAAGAAAGAGAATTTTTAAACGTTTCCAACAGGAAGGCATTGAAATTCCATTTCCTCAAAGAGTTGTATGGCTTAAAAATGAGAAATAA
- a CDS encoding SapC family protein, producing the protein MKAIMKAFKKAVALDSTVHRYLKVKMPEDYLYMENVEVVPLTYSEILSATMYYPVMFGIQDEIVFPFAVIGINNKNIFLKKNGQWKLDTVPNICKHYPFGVFKEEDDYTIIFDETFASSDGERIFDDDGNETEFFSKIKAGLTELARDFHDAEECSKELFEGGYLRTLNLDIETKLGKMQFRNMLIANIEHMSRLQPEKLYNLNSKGYLLILHAHYLSLRNFKLFDIFAEI; encoded by the coding sequence ATGAAGGCAATAATGAAAGCATTTAAAAAAGCTGTTGCCTTAGATAGCACAGTTCATAGATATTTAAAAGTAAAAATGCCTGAAGATTATTTATATATGGAAAATGTTGAAGTTGTTCCTCTTACTTATTCTGAAATTTTATCTGCTACCATGTATTATCCTGTTATGTTTGGTATTCAGGATGAAATTGTTTTTCCATTCGCTGTTATAGGAATTAATAATAAGAATATATTTCTAAAAAAGAATGGACAATGGAAGCTTGACACCGTGCCAAATATCTGCAAACATTATCCTTTTGGAGTATTTAAGGAGGAAGATGATTATACAATTATTTTTGATGAAACCTTTGCCTCATCAGATGGAGAAAGAATTTTTGACGATGATGGCAATGAAACAGAATTTTTTTCAAAAATAAAGGCAGGGCTCACAGAGCTTGCAAGAGATTTTCATGATGCAGAGGAATGTTCAAAGGAGTTATTTGAAGGAGGATACTTAAGAACATTAAATCTTGATATTGAAACAAAACTTGGTAAAATGCAGTTTCGCAATATGTTAATAGCCAATATTGAACATATGTCAAGACTTCAGCCTGAAAAACTTTACAACCTCAACTCAAAAGGTTATCTTTTAATTCTTCATGCTCATTATTTAAGCCTAAGAAATTTCAAGCTTTTTGATATATTTGCAGAGATTTGA
- a CDS encoding ASKHA domain-containing protein, which produces MYKIRTNRGEIFETHGETLLQVLQSHAIYLPASCGGKGICGRCKLRIVEGKSKTSSFFGISEDEKKLGYVLACQTYPESDIIIEVPEKLITVTERISAAKLWLVEKPFKDNPSLFEPLVKKVSLKIEPPTIENSKADFENIRQTLNKKISISRKLVSLLPEFLRKNKWQITVVLTEKEIIDFIEPDTKLYGVAVDIGTTTVAIALIDLEEGRVIDIASCYNSQISYGDDVITRIIYAVENKNGLDILRKCIVDDINALINTVFMKHRDGKILYVTISANTTMAHIFWGINPKYIREEPYTPVLNHYPVWNAAQAKLLIEPNAPVYTVSSIAGYVGGDIVAGILASQMYLQEEISLFIDIGTNGEVVIGNKQWLVTASTSAGPCFEGSGISCGMRATSGAIESFSYNKNSDSFKIKVIGDMPPSGICGSGMIDIVSELFSEGIIDQKGKLIKGFSQWIKEVNDEQRFIISENCYITQADIDNIIRAKAAIYAGISTLLEEVGISEKDISKVYIAGGFGEFINIKKALKIGMLPNLPENRFQFLGNTSLAGAILCTLSYQLRETAEEIADKMTYIDLSRSKKFMDEYISALFLPHTDWERFKELS; this is translated from the coding sequence ATGTATAAAATTAGGACAAATCGTGGTGAAATTTTTGAAACTCATGGAGAGACTCTTCTCCAAGTTTTACAGAGTCATGCTATCTATCTTCCAGCATCTTGTGGAGGCAAAGGAATTTGTGGAAGATGCAAATTAAGAATTGTTGAAGGCAAATCAAAAACATCTTCTTTTTTTGGAATATCAGAAGATGAAAAAAAACTTGGCTATGTTCTTGCATGTCAAACTTATCCAGAAAGTGATATTATAATTGAAGTTCCGGAAAAACTAATTACTGTTACAGAAAGAATCTCCGCAGCAAAATTGTGGTTGGTTGAGAAACCTTTTAAAGACAATCCGTCTTTATTTGAACCCTTAGTTAAAAAAGTTTCATTAAAGATTGAGCCTCCTACAATTGAAAATTCAAAAGCAGACTTTGAAAATATAAGACAGACTTTAAATAAAAAAATTTCAATATCCAGAAAACTTGTTTCACTGCTGCCTGAATTTTTAAGAAAAAATAAATGGCAGATTACTGTTGTTCTTACAGAAAAGGAAATTATTGATTTTATAGAACCAGATACAAAACTTTATGGAGTTGCTGTTGATATAGGCACAACAACTGTTGCTATCGCTCTAATTGATCTTGAAGAAGGAAGAGTCATTGATATAGCCTCATGCTATAACTCTCAGATTTCCTATGGAGACGATGTTATTACACGAATTATTTACGCAGTTGAAAATAAAAATGGACTTGATATCTTAAGAAAATGCATTGTTGATGATATAAATGCCCTCATTAATACAGTCTTCATGAAACACAGGGATGGGAAAATTTTATATGTAACAATCTCTGCAAATACAACAATGGCTCATATTTTCTGGGGAATTAATCCAAAATATATAAGAGAAGAACCCTATACACCAGTTTTAAATCATTATCCTGTATGGAATGCGGCTCAGGCAAAACTTCTTATAGAACCAAATGCACCTGTTTACACAGTTTCATCTATTGCAGGTTATGTTGGAGGAGATATTGTTGCAGGTATATTGGCATCACAAATGTATCTTCAAGAAGAAATCTCTTTATTCATAGACATTGGAACTAATGGAGAAGTTGTTATAGGTAATAAACAATGGCTTGTAACAGCATCTACCTCCGCAGGTCCTTGTTTTGAAGGAAGTGGAATAAGTTGTGGGATGAGAGCTACTTCAGGAGCTATAGAATCTTTCTCCTATAATAAAAATTCAGATAGTTTTAAAATAAAGGTAATTGGAGATATGCCACCATCAGGCATATGCGGCTCAGGAATGATAGATATTGTTTCTGAGCTTTTTTCAGAAGGAATTATTGATCAAAAGGGAAAACTCATTAAAGGATTTTCTCAATGGATAAAAGAAGTTAATGATGAACAAAGATTCATTATTTCCGAAAACTGTTATATTACTCAGGCAGACATTGACAATATAATCAGGGCAAAAGCTGCAATTTATGCAGGAATATCAACACTGCTTGAAGAAGTTGGAATTAGTGAAAAGGATATATCAAAGGTTTACATTGCAGGAGGATTTGGCGAGTTTATAAATATTAAAAAAGCATTAAAAATTGGCATGTTACCCAATTTACCCGAAAATAGATTTCAGTTTCTTGGGAATACTTCTTTAGCCGGTGCGATTTTATGCACTCTTAGTTATCAACTGAGAGAAACAGCTGAAGAAATCGCTGATAAAATGACGTATATTGACCTTTCACGTTCAAAAAAATTTATGGATGAATATATATCTGCACTATTTTTACCTCATACAGATTGGGAAAGATTTAAAGAATTAAGTTAA
- the rlmB gene encoding 23S rRNA (guanosine(2251)-2'-O)-methyltransferase RlmB — MESKDKLMYIYGVNPVLESFKISDALKEIYISKNRISKLKEILRLAEEKSISVKIVEETFIEKITQGVHQGVVAKIKPKKTITLDEALKISFKKNEPAFFLILDLVEDPQNFGSICRIADAAGVHAIIYQKKRSVGIVPSVWKASAGAVWHVNLVEINNIKYAIKTLKEHNITIYGAEAQAKDVFWESDFTQPLGLIVGSEGKGIRQTVIALCDKVIKIPMRGTINSLNVSVASALITFEVLRQRKIQ; from the coding sequence ATGGAAAGTAAAGATAAATTAATGTATATATATGGTGTAAATCCTGTTCTTGAATCTTTCAAAATATCTGATGCATTAAAGGAAATTTATATATCAAAAAATAGAATTTCAAAGCTTAAAGAAATTCTGAGGCTGGCAGAGGAAAAATCAATTTCAGTAAAAATAGTTGAAGAAACATTCATTGAAAAAATCACACAAGGAGTTCATCAAGGAGTAGTTGCCAAAATAAAACCCAAGAAAACAATAACTCTTGATGAAGCTTTAAAAATTTCATTTAAAAAAAATGAGCCTGCTTTTTTCCTAATTCTTGATTTAGTTGAAGACCCTCAAAATTTTGGAAGCATCTGTAGAATTGCTGATGCAGCAGGAGTCCATGCAATAATTTATCAGAAAAAACGCTCAGTAGGAATTGTCCCATCTGTATGGAAAGCATCAGCAGGAGCAGTATGGCATGTTAATCTTGTAGAAATCAATAATATTAAGTATGCGATAAAAACTCTCAAAGAACATAATATCACAATATATGGAGCAGAAGCACAGGCTAAGGATGTATTCTGGGAAAGCGATTTTACTCAGCCTTTAGGTTTAATTGTTGGTTCTGAAGGAAAGGGAATCAGACAAACAGTAATTGCCTTATGTGATAAAGTTATAAAAATTCCTATGAGAGGCACAATAAACTCTTTAAATGTTTCAGTTGCATCCGCTTTAATTACTTTTGAAGTATTAAGGCAGAGAAAAATCCAATAA
- a CDS encoding 3-methyl-2-oxobutanoate dehydrogenase subunit VorB yields MNKVLMKGNEAVAEAAIQAGLKFYAGYPITPQNEIPEYLSKRLPEAGGVFIQAESEIAAINMIYGASACGVRVMTSSSSPGISLKQEAISYLAGAELPAVIVNMMRGGPGLGNISGSQADYFQAVKGGGHGDYRLLVYAPFSVQELWDYTILAFEKADEWRNPVMILGDGVIAQMMEPLIQRVPELKVYDKSSWALTGAKGRPSRFIRTLLMTEGELEKHNWKLQGKYKQWKEKEVRYETYFVDDADVVVVAFGSAARISLSAVRKLRQEGLKIGLLRPITLFPFPEEPIRRLAQEIERFIVVEFNAGQMVEDVKLAVNGMAEVYLYGRPGGNIVTAEDVYEALARYASSERTMVSVK; encoded by the coding sequence ATGAATAAAGTTCTAATGAAGGGCAACGAAGCTGTTGCAGAGGCTGCTATTCAGGCAGGGCTAAAATTTTATGCAGGATACCCTATAACGCCACAGAATGAAATTCCTGAGTATTTATCAAAAAGATTACCAGAAGCAGGCGGGGTATTTATTCAGGCAGAAAGTGAAATTGCTGCGATAAATATGATTTATGGTGCTTCAGCATGTGGCGTAAGAGTCATGACATCTTCAAGTTCACCAGGAATCAGCCTCAAACAGGAAGCTATCTCCTATCTTGCAGGAGCTGAGCTTCCTGCAGTTATTGTAAATATGATGCGTGGTGGACCTGGGCTTGGAAACATCTCAGGCAGTCAGGCAGACTATTTTCAAGCAGTAAAGGGTGGTGGGCATGGAGATTACAGGCTTCTTGTATATGCGCCATTCAGTGTGCAGGAACTCTGGGATTATACAATTTTAGCCTTTGAAAAAGCTGATGAATGGAGAAATCCTGTGATGATTCTTGGAGATGGAGTAATTGCGCAGATGATGGAACCTCTTATTCAGAGAGTTCCGGAATTAAAAGTCTATGATAAGTCTTCATGGGCACTCACAGGAGCAAAGGGAAGACCGTCACGATTTATAAGAACTCTGTTGATGACTGAAGGAGAACTTGAGAAACACAATTGGAAGCTACAGGGAAAATATAAACAATGGAAAGAAAAAGAAGTTAGATATGAAACTTATTTTGTAGATGATGCAGATGTGGTGGTTGTAGCCTTTGGCTCTGCTGCGAGGATTTCTCTTTCAGCAGTAAGAAAATTAAGACAAGAAGGCTTAAAAATCGGACTTTTAAGACCTATCACATTGTTCCCCTTTCCTGAAGAGCCAATAAGGCGGCTTGCACAGGAAATTGAAAGATTCATTGTTGTAGAGTTTAATGCAGGACAGATGGTTGAAGATGTAAAACTTGCAGTAAATGGTATGGCTGAAGTTTATTTGTATGGTAGACCCGGAGGGAATATAGTAACAGCAGAAGATGTATATGAGGCTCTTGCAAGATATGCATCTTCTGAAAGAACCATGGTTTCTGTAAAATAA
- a CDS encoding heavy metal translocating P-type ATPase: protein MTKIVEIPIKGMTCAACAQAVQRALNRLEEVISAEVNLLTEKAKIEVTDKVDIHRLISIVRATGYDIGKTNLYLQISELAPDSARPIEEKIAQLEGVVEVKIDIVNKNIVLSYIPTIIDEDKILSAIKTLGIKAKKYADTISAFEEKKKEFKKLKKDLIISFIFTLPVFLGSMFHIPFLHEGIIQLVLTTPVQFITGWRFHRLAFLALKHGTANMNSLVSLGTNAAYFYSVAMLILGHGGFHLYFETSAVIITLILFGRTLEEKAKAKTSEAIQRLIQLQPKRAVVIRDGKEQEINIDEVLPEDIVLIRQSEKIPVDGIIVEGEATVDESMITGEPIPVDKSAGEKVIGGTILLSGVIKVEAKAVGKNALLNQIIKLIQEAQTGKPPVQRLADKISAIFVPTVLAVAVLTFALWMFLQGEVSQALSNSIAVLIIACPCALGLATPTAIMVATGRSAKEGILIRNVEKLEEVGKIEILFSDKTGTLTQGKPEVKDVQYLDVDKSEILSLCATAEKYSEHPLAKAIIRHCMREGINPDEPESFEVVAGGGVLAKVFDAKGDKREVLIGSSKLMQKKNINLPELSYSESTTTVYAAIDGNIKAIFFIADPIREESVETIKELQKMGIEVAIITGDNELTAKAVAEKLEIKIYFAGVLPNEKAKIVRKFRVVERKNVAMIGDGINDAPALAEANIGIAMGSGTDIAIHTADVTLMKGGLKGVPVLIRLSKLTLRTIKENLFWAFIYNVIGIPVAAGVLYIFGGPLLNPMLASLAMSLSSVSVVSNSLRLKKRKI, encoded by the coding sequence ATGACAAAAATAGTTGAAATACCTATCAAAGGAATGACATGTGCTGCCTGTGCTCAAGCAGTTCAAAGAGCATTAAACAGATTAGAAGAAGTTATCAGTGCGGAAGTAAATCTTCTTACTGAAAAAGCAAAGATTGAAGTAACTGATAAAGTTGACATTCACAGATTAATCAGCATAGTAAGAGCAACCGGATACGACATAGGTAAAACAAATCTTTATCTACAGATAAGTGAACTTGCCCCTGACAGTGCAAGACCTATTGAAGAAAAAATTGCTCAGCTTGAAGGAGTGGTTGAGGTAAAAATAGATATTGTGAATAAAAATATTGTTTTATCTTATATACCAACAATTATTGATGAAGATAAAATTTTATCTGCCATTAAAACTCTTGGTATAAAAGCAAAAAAATATGCGGATACAATATCAGCCTTTGAAGAAAAAAAGAAAGAGTTTAAAAAACTAAAAAAAGACCTCATCATAAGTTTTATTTTTACATTGCCTGTGTTTTTAGGTAGCATGTTTCACATTCCTTTTTTACATGAGGGAATTATACAGCTTGTGCTTACAACACCTGTCCAGTTTATTACAGGATGGAGATTTCACAGGCTTGCATTTCTTGCTCTGAAACACGGCACAGCAAACATGAATAGCCTTGTAAGTCTGGGAACAAATGCTGCCTATTTTTACAGCGTTGCTATGCTAATTTTGGGTCATGGAGGATTTCATCTTTATTTTGAAACTTCAGCAGTAATAATTACCCTCATACTTTTTGGTAGAACCCTTGAAGAAAAGGCAAAGGCAAAAACATCAGAGGCAATACAAAGGCTTATTCAACTTCAGCCCAAACGAGCAGTTGTAATAAGAGATGGAAAAGAGCAGGAAATAAACATTGATGAAGTTTTGCCCGAAGATATTGTGCTGATAAGACAGTCTGAAAAAATACCTGTAGATGGAATTATTGTAGAAGGTGAAGCAACCGTTGATGAATCTATGATAACAGGAGAACCAATTCCTGTTGACAAATCTGCTGGAGAGAAAGTAATCGGAGGAACAATCTTACTAAGTGGAGTTATTAAAGTTGAAGCAAAGGCTGTTGGTAAAAATGCCCTTTTAAACCAGATAATCAAACTAATACAGGAAGCACAGACAGGAAAACCACCTGTTCAGAGGCTTGCAGATAAAATCTCAGCCATATTTGTTCCTACGGTTTTGGCAGTAGCAGTGTTAACCTTTGCCCTATGGATGTTCTTACAGGGAGAAGTTTCGCAGGCTTTAAGTAATAGTATCGCAGTCCTTATAATTGCCTGCCCCTGTGCATTAGGACTTGCTACTCCAACAGCAATTATGGTTGCCACAGGAAGGTCTGCAAAAGAAGGGATACTCATAAGAAATGTGGAAAAACTTGAGGAAGTTGGCAAAATTGAAATTCTTTTTTCAGATAAAACAGGCACACTCACACAAGGAAAACCTGAAGTAAAAGATGTGCAATACCTTGATGTGGATAAGAGCGAAATTTTAAGTCTTTGTGCTACTGCTGAAAAATACTCTGAGCATCCTCTTGCAAAGGCGATAATAAGGCATTGCATGAGAGAGGGAATAAATCCCGATGAGCCAGAGTCCTTTGAAGTAGTTGCTGGTGGAGGAGTTTTGGCAAAAGTTTTTGATGCAAAGGGAGACAAAAGGGAAGTTTTAATAGGAAGCAGTAAACTAATGCAGAAAAAAAATATAAATTTACCAGAACTCTCTTATTCAGAGTCTACGACAACAGTTTATGCTGCTATTGATGGAAACATAAAAGCAATATTTTTCATTGCAGACCCAATAAGAGAAGAATCCGTAGAAACCATAAAAGAATTACAGAAAATGGGAATTGAAGTAGCTATAATAACAGGAGATAATGAACTTACTGCAAAGGCAGTAGCAGAAAAACTGGAAATTAAGATATATTTTGCAGGAGTGCTTCCCAATGAAAAGGCAAAGATTGTAAGAAAATTCAGAGTTGTTGAGAGAAAAAATGTTGCCATGATAGGTGATGGAATAAATGACGCACCTGCATTGGCAGAGGCAAATATAGGTATTGCAATGGGAAGCGGAACAGACATTGCAATCCATACAGCTGATGTAACACTTATGAAAGGAGGGCTTAAAGGAGTTCCGGTGCTTATCAGGTTAAGTAAGCTCACTCTCAGAACGATAAAAGAAAACCTTTTCTGGGCATTCATCTATAATGTAATCGGCATTCCAGTTGCTGCTGGAGTTCTTTACATTTTTGGTGGTCCACTTCTTAATCCAATGCTTGCTTCCTTAGCAATGTCTCTAAGTTCTGTCTCAGTGGTAAGCAATTCCCTGAGATTGAAAAAAAGAAAGATTTAA
- a CDS encoding aminotransferase class IV, with amino-acid sequence MELRALLFGEGLFETMLWRGRTPKLLRHYQRLKNSADFFQIPCPDYETFCQEIEKKTKGRKNLYVKFCLLSKGEALYYSLPKESEILVIAKELVPDRTPKKLCLSNIKRHSANPVIYHKTMNYLPNILAKREALSKGFDDAIMLNERDEITECSASNILIVKDNKLLTPTRECGLLMGTTMEILIEKMNVKEERLTIDDLYNASSVFITNSLIGALPVVQFENKNYSITPELLNSINSIIEEENSL; translated from the coding sequence ATGGAATTGCGGGCACTTTTATTCGGTGAAGGGCTTTTTGAGACAATGCTTTGGCGAGGTAGAACACCTAAACTCCTCAGACATTACCAGAGGCTTAAAAATTCAGCAGATTTTTTTCAGATTCCTTGTCCTGATTATGAAACATTCTGTCAAGAAATAGAGAAAAAGACTAAAGGTAGAAAAAATCTCTATGTAAAATTCTGTTTGCTTTCAAAAGGAGAGGCTCTTTATTACTCCCTGCCTAAGGAGTCAGAAATTTTAGTGATTGCGAAGGAGCTTGTCCCTGATAGAACACCAAAAAAACTCTGCCTTTCAAACATAAAGAGGCACAGTGCGAACCCTGTTATCTATCACAAAACTATGAACTATCTTCCAAATATTCTTGCAAAAAGAGAAGCTCTATCAAAGGGCTTTGATGATGCAATTATGTTGAACGAGAGAGATGAAATAACAGAGTGCTCAGCCTCAAATATTTTGATAGTTAAGGATAACAAACTTCTCACTCCTACCCGTGAATGTGGACTATTGATGGGCACAACAATGGAGATTTTGATTGAAAAAATGAATGTAAAAGAGGAAAGGCTTACTATAGATGACCTTTACAATGCTTCATCAGTATTTATAACAAACAGCCTTATCGGAGCATTACCGGTAGTTCAGTTTGAAAATAAAAATTACTCTATAACTCCCGAACTCCTTAACTCTATAAACTCAATAATTGAAGAGGAAAACTCCCTGTAA
- a CDS encoding glycosyltransferase family 9 protein produces the protein MKALVYRMGGLGDSLLIYPILEILNKKGYDVTVWGNPEYFRLAEISGFCIKTVFYEPKEQYDLKIIFSKNREILKNSQNNSIYINPIPTQQTWIVDYYLEKVGFNNERYSKILPVSFSESKHNNLCIVHPGSGSKKKNPDLIFFFELEKFLKELGFDILYLLGPAETEFAEVFKNSVYIENPVEIAKLLSKANLYIGLDSGISHLSSYLGIPSIIIFGPTEPQVWHPIGENFMIIRYESCSACFPDVCKERKCLEPEFLLNKIKSLQIYQKA, from the coding sequence ATGAAAGCTCTTGTTTATCGGATGGGAGGATTAGGTGACAGTCTTCTCATTTATCCGATTCTTGAAATACTTAATAAAAAAGGCTATGATGTTACTGTATGGGGAAATCCAGAATACTTCAGGCTTGCTGAAATATCAGGATTTTGCATAAAAACAGTTTTTTATGAGCCAAAGGAACAATATGATTTAAAAATAATTTTTTCAAAAAATAGAGAGATTTTAAAAAACTCCCAGAATAACTCCATTTATATTAATCCAATTCCGACACAGCAAACTTGGATTGTTGATTATTACTTAGAAAAAGTTGGCTTTAATAATGAAAGGTATTCAAAGATTCTTCCAGTATCTTTTTCAGAAAGTAAACATAATAATCTTTGCATTGTTCATCCAGGAAGTGGTTCAAAAAAGAAAAATCCTGATTTAATTTTTTTCTTTGAGTTAGAAAAATTTTTAAAAGAATTAGGCTTTGATATTCTCTATTTACTTGGTCCAGCTGAAACAGAGTTTGCAGAAGTATTTAAAAACTCAGTTTATATAGAAAATCCTGTAGAAATCGCTAAACTGCTAAGCAAAGCGAATCTTTATATTGGACTTGATAGCGGAATAAGTCACTTAAGCAGTTATCTTGGAATCCCTTCAATCATTATTTTTGGTCCAACAGAGCCTCAAGTATGGCATCCTATTGGTGAAAATTTTATGATTATTCGTTATGAAAGCTGTTCAGCCTGTTTTCCTGATGTGTGCAAAGAAAGAAAATGTCTGGAACCTGAATTTTTACTCAATAAAATCAAATCTCTGCAAATATATCAAAAAGCTTGA